In the genome of Dermacentor andersoni chromosome 3, qqDerAnde1_hic_scaffold, whole genome shotgun sequence, one region contains:
- the LOC126543724 gene encoding uncharacterized protein → MTEESAEEEEEEDDDAKKKKKKKKKKSKSKKKKKSKSKKKKKSKSKKKKGSKSKKKKGSKSKKKKKGSKSKKKKGSKSKKKKGSKSKKKKGSKSKRKKGKSKKGKKGGDADATESKSPSPTQSGAATPGATSPRRGAAAGAAGTAGGAYGAAGAYGAAGGAYGASGGYGASGGYGTPGGYGTPRAYGAPGPYGAYSPGTYGHPMMQASDISISSIGGPRPALRQTYRVRRGGASSISIPSKEGGGIVVDVKYRRKKRPFGSFGTPTGSYSSSQMALAPDSMLYDDMRYIPNAMFYGDSSDSYSDMLSSRSFEDSYFDDGYSSYPPADLLYSQGEGPLDSLAFPQQTGDGPGIPMLPPTIQVHLQPPAEPMSMDLRVSMSKERLLGLGQQQMSQPANIQPLQMHLTSLPQQYIGLSDKSQPTFQQICQTGRSPMDMTRMEVQNLGAQVTIHPQVPIEQQIQIQQPPSYLFQQSSHSSALLEQQMAQAQASQLRLQQQQQQQQLQQLQQLEAQRSAQLQQMQQYTQYPQYSQYPEASMQMSPNLSAPMMPPQGVGTRGSPRIQVDVSTSGSASADSGGIGIVHGRIRRLRRGGYGSPPLFPAPGYGTPPPRSYSSPSPRTLMPGYGTPPPRPPILRRRAPSPMAQYSQPFPSPSYIAVQSASFTAPPSPPPPHYHPVYKSPSDPLQAYLPPVMRRPRSPPPAPPATPANANFNNPPQASVSVSSYRIRRPRQVSSMPSYPMMSPSVSMMASPPASPMPPMSPMSSPMQSPYQSPYQSPMQSPMVSPSPSMIMPPTMPSPSFSMMPPMMPSPSASMMYPTQIPSPVQSIVMQPPPPPPMPSPSFIPYPMPGPMMPSPSIMVNTVAPPAMSSPPVIVMQPPPSPMMLPPMQSPMMQPPMMQSPMMSPMMSPMMMGPQMMGPQMMGPMMGPQMMGSMMPCPQPSKSNSEKVFCKIERYGGSWSGSDDDYYEGGDGYRRRGRRRSRGKRRRSRRSSYSPTESSMPQNASLYSVPSAPAFLGPMQQQQQQQVYQMQPMMGTPQHAAPAAGLAASAPQPPYITDISNDHRDLDAIEKAMKKMYIERYPSENERQSLFPERSLIIILALIFIFVIVVVVIAVMGSSRPGFLHPATQPLPTIKTEAPPTTAAASTTAAAAKTTGKSLLA, encoded by the coding sequence ATGACCGAAGAGAGCgctgaagaggaggaggaggaggacgacgacgcgaagaagaagaaaaagaaaaagaagaagaagagcaagtccaagaagaagaagaagagcaagtctaaaaagaaaaagaagagcaagtccaaaaagaaaaaggggagcaagtccaaaaagaaaaagggaagtaagagtaagaaaaagaagaaaggaagcaagagtaagaagaagaaaggaagcaagtccaagaagaagaaaggaagcaagtCCAAGAAGAAGAAAGGGAGCAAGTCTAAAAGGAAAAAGGGCAAGtccaagaaaggaaagaagggtGGTGACGCAGATGCCACTGAGAGCAAGAGCCCGAGCCCAACGCAGAGCGGCGCGGCAACACCGGGCGCCACCAGTCCCCGCCGAGGAGCCGCCGCCGGTGCGGCAGGCACTGCAGGGGGAGCCTATGGGGCAGCGGGAGCCTATGGGGCAGCGGGAGGAGCATATGGAGCATCGGGAGGATACGGAGCATCGGGAGGATACGGTACACCGGGAGGATACGGAACACCGCGAGCGTACGGAGCTCCCGGACCGTACGGCGCGTATAGCCCTGGAACGTACGGCCATCCGATGATGCAGGCGAGTGACATCAGCATCTCCTCAATCGGCGGACCCAGGCCAGCGTTGCGCCAGACGTACCGCGTGCGACGCGGTGGTGCCTCTTCGATCTCGATACCGTCCAAGGAAGGCGGTGGCATAGTGGTGGATGTCAAGTACCGCAGAAAGAAAAGGCCCTTCGGCTCTTTCGGGACGCCCACCGGCTCGTACTCGTCGTCGCAGATGGCTCTGGCGCCCGATTCGATGTTATACGATGACATGCGTTACATACCCAACGCAATGTTCTACGGCGATTCGTCCGACAGCTACTCGGACATGCTGTCCAGCCGCTCCTTCGAAGACAGCTACTTTGACGATGGATACTCGAGCTACCCGCCTGCCGACCTGTTGTACTCACAGGGCGAGGGGCCCCTCGATAGCTTGGCGTTTCCACAGCAGACCGGCGATGGTCCCGGGATACCCATGCTTCCACCCACCATTCAAGTTCACTTGCAACCACCGGCGGAGCCCATGTCTATGGACTTGCGGGTCTCGATGTCCAAGGAGCGACTGCTTGGTCTTGGACAGCAGCAGATGTCGCAGCCCGCCAATATACAGCCGCTACAGATGCACCTGACGTCATTACCGCAACAGTATATTGGTCTGTCAGACAAATCTCAGCCAACCTTTCAGCAGATATGCCAAACGGGCCGATCGCCCATGGACATGACACGAATGGAAGTGCAAAATCTCGGCGCTCAAGTGACCATCCATCCTCAAGTACCGATAGAGCAACAGATACAGATACAGCAGCCGCCCTCGTATCTCTTTCAACAATCATCGCATTCGTCGGCCCTCCTGGAACAACAAATGGCGCAGGCGCAGGCATCGCAGTTACGCttgcaacagcagcaacaacagcaacagctgCAACAGCTACAACAGCTTGAGGCACAGAGATCCGCACAGCTCCAGCAAATGCAACAGTATACCCAGTACCCTCAGTACTCCCAGTACCCTGAGGCATCGATGCAAATGAGTCCCAATCTGTCTGCGCCCATGATGCCTCCTCAAGGAGTAGGAACGCGAGGCTCACCGCGCATTCAAGTGGACGTGTCCACCAGCGGATCAGCCTCAGCCGACTCTGGGGGAATTGGAATCGTGCACGGTCGAATTAGAAGGTTGCGCCGTGGCGGTTATGGAAGCCCGCCGTTATTTCCTGCTCCTGGTTACGGGACACCGCCACCGAGAAGTTACAGCAGCCCTTCACCACGGACTCTGATGCCTGGTTATGGAACTCCGCCTCCGAGGCCGCCTATTTTGCGCCGTAGAGCACCGTCTCCCATGGCGCAGTATTCGCAACCGTTTCCATCGCCTTCATATATTGCCGTACAGTCGGCTTCGTTTACGGCCCCGCCGTCGCCGCCTCCGCCGCACTACCACCCGGTGTACAAGTCACCTTCGGATCCACTGCAAGCATATTTGCCTCCCGTCATGCGTCGCCCACGTTCCCCACCACCTGCGCCTCCTGCGACGCCCGCCAACGCTAATTTCAACAACCCGCCACAAGCGTCCGTGTCGGTGTCTTCGTACCGCATTCGGCGGCCCCGCCAAGTGTCTTCAATGCCGTCGTACCCAATGATGTCTCCCAGTGTTTCCATGATGGCATCGCCTCCAGCATCACCCATGCCTCCCATGTCGCCCATGTCGTCGCCCATGCAATCGCCTTATCAATCTCCCTATCAATCTCCCATGCAATCCCCCATGGTTTCTCCATCACCGTCTATGATCATGCCTCCCACGATGCCATCACCGTCCTTTTCCATGATGCCTCCCATGATGCCATCACCGTCGGCTTCAATGATGTATCCCACGCAGATTCCGTCTCCTGTGCAATCTATCGTTATGCAGCCCCCTCCTCCGCCGCCGATGCCGTCCCCTTCGTTCATTCCCTATCCGATGCCTGGCCCCATGATGCCATCGCCTTCGATTATGGTTAACACTGTGGCACCTCCAGCAATGTCGTCGCCTCCCGTTATCGTCATGCAACCGCCGCCCAGCCCCATGATGTTACCGCCGATGCAGTCACCCATGATGCAACCCCCCATGATGCAATCGCCGATGATGTCGCCGATGATGTCGCCGATGATGATGGGGCCGCAGATGATGGGACCACAGATGATGGGGCCAATGATGGGACCCCAGATGATGGGCTCTATGATGCCTTGTCCGCAGCCCTCCAAGTCCAACTCAGAGAAGGTGTTCTGCAAGATTGAGCGCTACGGCGGCTCGTGGTCTGGTAGCGACGATGACTACTACGAAGGCGGGGATGGTTACCGCCGAAGGGGCAGGCGACGCAGCCGGGGCAAGCGCAGGCGCTCGCGACGCAGCTCGTATTCGCCCACCGAGTCGAGCATGCCGCAAAACGCGTCGCTTTACAGTGTGCCCTCGGCGCCGGCCTTCCTGGGAcccatgcagcagcagcagcagcaacaggtcTACCAGATGCAGCCGATGATGGGCACGCCGCAGCACGCCGCACCCGCGGCCGGCCTGGCGGCTTCTGCACCGCAGCCGCCGTACATCACCGACATCTCCAACGACCACCGGGACCTCGACGCCATCGAGAAGGCCATGAAGAAGATGTACATAGAGCGGTACCCGAG